AGGCCGTGAACGGGCTTTGGCCGCCTATAGCTCTAAATAATTGAAAACTTGCGAGACAAGCATGTGCGAACTAGCCTAAAGGGGCTGCGCCAAGGGGAGGTGCATTTATGATATTGACAGAAACCAAAGGTCAGACCGATCTGCCAAGGTACTTTGCGCGCGTGTTCGCGTTGGCCCAACAGATGCCCGTGGGGCGTTTGGATGTGGTGTTGGCTGATGGACGGCGGTTTCGCGCAGAAGGTGCGACGGCGGGGCCTGTGGCGGAGGTCCATATTCACGACCCAGATGTGTTTGCACGCCTTATTCGCGAAGGCGAACTTGGATTTTGTGACGCCTATCTTGATGAAGGGTGGTCATCTCCCGACCTTCAAGCTTTTCTTGACCTGATGAATTCGGGCAACGAAATCCTCTATCGCGGTTTTCCGGGAAAGGGGCTTGTGAAGGCCTTTGAAAGGCTGCGCCATTTGATGCGCTCCAACAGCAAGGGGCAGGCGCGAAAGAACATTTCGTATCATTATGATCTGGGCAATGCCTTTTATGCTCAATGGCTTGACGCGAGCATGACGTATTCGAGCGCATTGTTTGAGACTGGACAGGAGAGTTTCGAGAGTGCGCAGCGCGCAAAATATGCTGCTCTTGTGGATGCTTTGAACGTCAAGGCTGGCGACCATGTGTTGGAGATTGGCTGTGGTTGGGGCGGGTTTGCTGAATATGCTGCGGGCGAGTGTGGTCTGCGCGTCACGGGGTTAACTATCAGTGCAGAGCAATTGAAGTACGCCGAAGAGCGTATTGAAAAGGCTGGTCTTTCTCATCTTGTTAAACTGAAAATGCAAGATTACCGAGACGAGACTGGACAGTATGACGGGATCGCTTCTATCGAGATGTTTGAGGCTGTTGGCGAAAAGTACTGGCCTGTTTACTTTGATAAAGTGAGAGCGTGTTTGAAGCCTAAAGCGCGAGCAAGCTTGCAGATCATCACGTTGGAAGAAGAGCGCTTCAAAATCTACCGTAAGGGCGTGGATTTCATCCAGAAATACATTTTTCCCGGCGGTATGCTGCCATCAAAGACCGCTTTGCGGGCGGAAATAGCGCACGCCGGGCTGACTGAAACAAAGGTTCTTGAGTTTGGGGAAAGTTACTCGCAAACGCTTCGCCGTTGGCATGAACGTTTTAATGGCGCGTGGGGTGAAATCGCGCCGATGGGCTTTGATGAGCGCTTTCGCAGAATGTGGAATTTTTACCTAACCTCTTGCGCCGCGTCGTTTCATGGCGGTAACTGCGATGTAGTTCAGATAACAATTGAAAAGTTAGACTAGATGCCCACTGCCGCCAGATTGCTTTCAGCCGTATGTCTCGCCATTATCGCTTACGTTGTTAGTAAAATGGTCATGGTGGGAATGTTGGCACAAGAGCCTGATCTTAACTTTGGACGCTTTCGTGAGATCAATGTTTTTATCGCGGCTTCAGTGGGCTGGACCATGCTCGGCGCACGCGTTGGCAATCCATATAGTGTTTCTCTGGGATTGGGTCTGACGGCTATCGCCGCAGCGGTGTTTTGGTGTCTCTTTGCGCATGCCTTTTGGGAAATGTTGCAGATGTCGATGGACCGTAAGTTTGATGGGCCGATGGAGGCTCTTATCGGCGCGGTGCAGTTGGCGATTGAATATTCGGCCGAACTTTTGCGGGTCAATGTTGTGATTACCTTGGTGGTGGGTGGCCTTTTTGGGGGCCTTTTTGCTGAGTTTATAAGCCGCCGCTGGCGCTAACTTACGGGATAGAAGGCGAAGCAGCCGGTGAAACAGGTCTTTTTATACGGAACGCTCCGGCACTTGGGGCTGCTTGAGATTGTCTTGGGGCATGTGCCGCACGACCGATTGAGCGCAGTGTCCCTTGATGGTTATCGTGTTGCGCGGGCCGAGGGGCATGATTTTCCACTCATTCTTGAGCAAACGGGAAGCTATTGCGACGGTTTGTTGCTGAGCGAGGTTACCCCTGAAGAGCAGGCGCGGCTTGATTACTATGAGCTTGGCTTTGGATATCGCCTTTTGCCCGTTGAGATTGCTGGGCAAGAAGCTCTGGTTTACTTTCCTGAGCCAGATCTCTGGCAAGCTGCCGAGCTTTGGAATCTTGCGGAATGGAGCGCTCTGCATTGGCCTGTGACACAACACTCGGCGCGCGAGATTATGGGATTGATGGGGCAGGTGGCTCCACATGAATTGGGGCGCTACTTCGGACGGATCAGAGCGCGCGCCTATTCGACCTTTCTTGCACAAAGTAACCCAAGCCCTGCGACACTGCGAGCGGCGCATTCCATCGAGAGCGTAACTCTGCACGGCGGGCGTTTGAGCCATATCGGGTATTTTCGAACCGATACGTTGCGCCTAAGCCATCCTCGTTACGACGGAAGGCAAAGCGATGAGATGGAGCGTGAAGTGTTTCTGACTGGGGACGCTGCACTCGTTTTGCCTTATGATCCTGTGCGAGATCGGGTTTTGATTATTGAACAGTTTCGCATGGGGCCCTTGGGGCGCGGTGACCCACTGCCCTGGACACTTGAGCCGATTGCGGGGCGCGTGGATCTTGGGGAAATGCCAGAAGAGGCGGCTCGGCGGGAGTGTGTCGAGGAAGCAGGGCTCATCTTGGGCCAGCTTGAGCCTGTCGCGTCCTACTACCCGTCTCCTGGAGAGGTCAGCACATATTTCCATACATTTATCGGTTTGTGCGATTTGCCCGATAGTGTCGCGGGAATGGGTGGCCTTGAGAGCGAGGCTGAAGACATTAAAAGCCACGTTCTGAGTTTTGATGCGGCGGAAGCATTGATGAAAACCGGCGAGATAAATATCGGGCCTCTTTTGCACTTGTTGCTCTGGCTTAAGATAGAGCGAGAAAGGC
This genomic window from Lentibacter algarum contains:
- a CDS encoding cyclopropane-fatty-acyl-phospholipid synthase family protein, encoding MILTETKGQTDLPRYFARVFALAQQMPVGRLDVVLADGRRFRAEGATAGPVAEVHIHDPDVFARLIREGELGFCDAYLDEGWSSPDLQAFLDLMNSGNEILYRGFPGKGLVKAFERLRHLMRSNSKGQARKNISYHYDLGNAFYAQWLDASMTYSSALFETGQESFESAQRAKYAALVDALNVKAGDHVLEIGCGWGGFAEYAAGECGLRVTGLTISAEQLKYAEERIEKAGLSHLVKLKMQDYRDETGQYDGIASIEMFEAVGEKYWPVYFDKVRACLKPKARASLQIITLEEERFKIYRKGVDFIQKYIFPGGMLPSKTALRAEIAHAGLTETKVLEFGESYSQTLRRWHERFNGAWGEIAPMGFDERFRRMWNFYLTSCAASFHGGNCDVVQITIEKLD
- a CDS encoding TrgA family protein; the protein is MPTAARLLSAVCLAIIAYVVSKMVMVGMLAQEPDLNFGRFREINVFIAASVGWTMLGARVGNPYSVSLGLGLTAIAAAVFWCLFAHAFWEMLQMSMDRKFDGPMEALIGAVQLAIEYSAELLRVNVVITLVVGGLFGGLFAEFISRRWR
- a CDS encoding NUDIX domain-containing protein, which codes for MKQVFLYGTLRHLGLLEIVLGHVPHDRLSAVSLDGYRVARAEGHDFPLILEQTGSYCDGLLLSEVTPEEQARLDYYELGFGYRLLPVEIAGQEALVYFPEPDLWQAAELWNLAEWSALHWPVTQHSAREIMGLMGQVAPHELGRYFGRIRARAYSTFLAQSNPSPATLRAAHSIESVTLHGGRLSHIGYFRTDTLRLSHPRYDGRQSDEMEREVFLTGDAALVLPYDPVRDRVLIIEQFRMGPLGRGDPLPWTLEPIAGRVDLGEMPEEAARRECVEEAGLILGQLEPVASYYPSPGEVSTYFHTFIGLCDLPDSVAGMGGLESEAEDIKSHVLSFDAAEALMKTGEINIGPLLHLLLWLKIERERLRAG